The following coding sequences lie in one Panicum virgatum strain AP13 chromosome 6N, P.virgatum_v5, whole genome shotgun sequence genomic window:
- the LOC120679548 gene encoding xyloglucan endotransglycosylase/hydrolase protein 8-like yields MAARRAPLALLAASVALLAAAASADSWLYEKFNTDGTVRADYDASGQQVAMLNLDRSSGAGLNSKEQYLYGEFSIQMKLIPGNSAGTVSCFYLTSGDIDDHDEIDMEFMGNSSGQPVVLNTNVWASGDGKKEHQFDLWFDPAADYHTYTIVWNPTNILFKVDGNVIRCFKRYADLPYPSSRPMALHATLWDGSYWATEKGKVPIDWAGAPFVVSYRGYSADACVSGGACPAGSDRWMNKQPDAAEWGTVKWAESNYMRYNYCEDGWRFLQGLPAECSRS; encoded by the exons atggcggcgcggcgggctccgCTGGCTCTGCTCGCGGCGTCCGTGGccctcctggccgccgccgcgtcggcggACTCCTGGCTCTACGAGAAGTTCAACACGGACGGCACCGTCCGCGCCGACTACGACGCGTCGGGCCAGCAGGTCGCCATGCTCAACCTCGACCGGAGCTCCGGCGCCGGGCTCAACTCCAAGGAGCAGTACCTCTACGGCGAGTTCAGCATCCAGATGAAGCTCATCCCCGGCAACTCCGCCGGCACCGTCTCGTGCTTCTAT CTTACCTCGGGTGACATCGACGACCACGACGAGATCGACATGGAGTTCATGGGCAACTCGAGCGGGCAGCCGGTGGTGCTCAACACCAACGTGTGGGCCAGCGGCGACGGCAAGAAGGAGCACCAGTTCGACCTGTGGTTCGACCCGGCCGCCGACTACCACACCTACACCATCGTCTGGAACCCCACCAACATCCTCTTCAAGGTCGACGGCAACGTCATCCGCTGCTTCAAGCGCTACGCCGACCTGCCCTACCCGAGCTCGAGGCCCATGGCGCTGCACGCCACGCTGTGGGACGGCAGCTACTGGGCCACCGAGAAGGGCAAGGTACCCATCGACTGGGCGGGGGCCCCCTTCGTCGTCTCCTACCGCGGCTACTCCGCCGACGCCTGCGTCAGCGGCGGCGCGTGCCCCGCCGGCAGCGACCGGTGGATGAACAAGCAGCCCGACGCCGCCGAGTGGGGGACGGTCAAGTGGGCGGAGAGCAACTACATGCGCTACAACTACTGCGAGGACGGGTGGAGGTTCCTGCAGGGGCTCCCCGCCGAGTGCAGCCGCAGCTGA